From one Gallionella capsiferriformans ES-2 genomic stretch:
- the istA gene encoding IS21 family transposase, which translates to MCNRRLNMRKIRQVLRLTFEMEQSKRAIASSIGISRDSVSDYLTRSAVAGLSWPLPSDMDDAELERRLFPSLPKDNTLRKSEPDWMKIHQELKQKGATLQGFHEEYLAEYPTGLSYSYFCQRHREFEKTLKRSMRQIHVAGDKVFVDYVGPTMKITDIATGEIQEAQIFVGVLGASCYIYADAVWSQSLPNWIDSHARMFEHFGGVPAVVVCDNLKSAVIRASKTDPTINSSYQDMADHYGTMIIPARPYKPKDKAHAENGVLIVERWILFRLRKRIFTNLADLNDAIRELLVDVNNRPFKKLPGCRRSVFEAIDQPALRPLALEKYTLAEFRRFCVDHDYHIDLGDRHLYSVPYTLIRKNVDVRVTATTVEILHGGRRIATHPRANGPGKTTDKEHMPSSHRYQQDWNEDKALGWALGIGPNTHSFLKLALSKLARREQSMRADSALKSMGNAFGEDRLESACARALAIGANHVSRVRSILEKNLDQQPISAPAVQEANFDHDNIRGPQYYH; encoded by the coding sequence ATGTGTAACAGGAGATTAAATATGAGGAAGATAAGGCAGGTGCTGCGACTCACCTTTGAGATGGAGCAGAGCAAACGCGCCATTGCCAGCAGTATAGGAATTTCCCGCGATTCCGTTTCGGATTACTTGACACGTTCAGCGGTAGCGGGTCTATCTTGGCCTCTGCCATCAGATATGGATGATGCCGAGTTGGAGCGACGCCTGTTCCCATCTCTGCCCAAGGATAATACTTTGCGCAAATCTGAACCCGACTGGATGAAAATCCATCAGGAATTGAAGCAAAAAGGCGCGACGCTCCAAGGATTTCATGAGGAATATCTAGCCGAGTATCCAACTGGACTATCTTACAGTTACTTTTGCCAGCGTCACCGGGAATTCGAAAAAACGCTGAAGCGTTCTATGCGCCAAATCCATGTGGCAGGCGACAAGGTTTTTGTGGACTACGTTGGTCCCACGATGAAAATAACCGATATTGCTACAGGTGAAATCCAAGAGGCCCAAATCTTCGTCGGCGTATTGGGGGCGTCATGCTACATTTATGCCGATGCAGTCTGGAGCCAGAGTCTACCCAATTGGATTGATTCCCATGCGCGCATGTTCGAGCACTTTGGTGGGGTGCCCGCCGTTGTTGTGTGTGATAACTTAAAGTCTGCCGTCATTCGGGCCAGCAAAACCGACCCCACCATTAATTCCAGCTACCAAGACATGGCTGATCATTACGGAACCATGATTATCCCCGCCAGGCCATACAAACCGAAGGATAAGGCTCATGCGGAGAATGGAGTTCTGATCGTTGAACGATGGATTCTCTTCCGGTTGCGCAAACGCATCTTTACTAATTTAGCTGATCTGAACGATGCCATTCGAGAACTTCTCGTTGATGTTAATAACCGCCCATTCAAGAAGCTACCTGGCTGCCGTCGCTCCGTTTTTGAGGCTATCGACCAGCCCGCTCTCCGCCCCTTGGCACTCGAAAAATATACATTAGCAGAATTCCGCCGATTTTGTGTCGATCACGACTATCACATTGATCTGGGCGACCGACACCTATACAGCGTGCCCTACACGCTAATTCGAAAGAACGTTGATGTCCGTGTGACAGCCACCACCGTCGAAATCCTTCATGGTGGCCGCCGCATTGCGACCCATCCACGCGCTAACGGGCCAGGAAAAACAACTGACAAGGAGCACATGCCTTCTTCCCATCGCTATCAGCAGGACTGGAATGAAGACAAAGCGTTGGGCTGGGCACTGGGTATCGGCCCCAATACGCATAGTTTTTTGAAGTTGGCTCTATCCAAGTTAGCTCGCCGGGAACAATCCATGCGTGCAGACAGTGCGCTGAAGTCCATGGGCAATGCGTTCGGCGAAGATCGACTTGAGTCGGCGTGTGCTCGGGCACTTGCCATCGGAGCGAATCATGTGAGTCGTGTGCGTAGCATTCTGGAGAAGAATCTTGATCAGCAGCCCATTTCTGCACCAGCTGTACAGGAAGCGAATTTCGACCACGACAACATTCGTGGCCCCCAATATTACCACTGA
- a CDS encoding DUF2946 family protein yields the protein MSSFVRKFIAVLLAIWLPLFSGGALAASVSMQIQNGSCHEAGMDTMQDMDEHQHAMSHDQSPNNDQDGTSCTACAVCHLACSGYLGVQAIKNLEVLQSAISVTPYLFSYHSITSTPVVPPPLA from the coding sequence ATGTCCAGTTTCGTCCGAAAATTTATCGCTGTGCTTTTAGCCATCTGGCTACCACTGTTTAGCGGTGGAGCGCTGGCGGCTAGCGTATCCATGCAAATACAGAATGGCTCGTGCCATGAAGCTGGCATGGATACGATGCAAGATATGGATGAACATCAACACGCGATGTCGCATGATCAGTCACCCAACAACGATCAGGACGGAACATCCTGCACCGCCTGTGCTGTCTGCCATCTGGCATGCAGCGGATATTTGGGTGTGCAGGCAATCAAGAACCTAGAAGTTCTGCAATCTGCCATTTCGGTCACGCCCTATTTATTCTCGTATCATTCCATCACCTCCACACCTGTCGTTCCTCCACCTCTCGCTTAG
- a CDS encoding TolC family protein, with protein sequence MKNLISMLFGCASSFAAIAAEPPLGADLQGLLSYAREHNPALTAMRYEAEAASLRVQPAGALPDPVLRTELMDITNQGTNKPPSLLPSQVGGTRYLLMQSVPWFGKLDLQRGIAEAQVAGARGQTAIAWVDLSGKIKTAYAMHYYLSDSIRLTRATLDLTKRLEKIAQTRYANGLGTQQEVIRAQIEQTDLQTMLIELDNEQHHVHASLNNLLSRPANADLAEPLQLRPIPASARLTSLEDRLRAHNPQLQVADASVNEAQQSRDLTYKNRYPGFTLGVAPTQSGSVVKSWDLMVEFNLPLQQESRRSQEHEAEAKMAASAARQASLLNQVLSELSESVSGLETAQRTETLIATRFLPQAELSFQSALSGYETGKLDFATLLDAQRQILKARQQRIKAQYDAQLRLAEIERLIGEEL encoded by the coding sequence ATGAAAAATCTGATTTCAATGCTGTTTGGCTGCGCCTCAAGCTTTGCGGCAATAGCTGCAGAGCCACCTTTAGGTGCAGACTTACAGGGTTTATTGAGTTATGCGCGCGAACACAATCCGGCTCTGACTGCGATGCGATATGAGGCCGAGGCCGCCTCGCTGCGCGTGCAACCCGCCGGTGCATTGCCTGATCCGGTGCTGCGTACCGAGTTGATGGACATTACTAATCAAGGCACGAATAAACCGCCGAGCTTGTTGCCGTCACAGGTAGGCGGTACGCGTTATTTGCTGATGCAAAGCGTTCCGTGGTTCGGCAAGCTCGATTTACAGAGAGGAATAGCCGAAGCACAAGTTGCCGGGGCGCGCGGACAAACTGCCATTGCATGGGTGGATTTGAGCGGGAAAATAAAAACTGCCTATGCGATGCATTACTACCTGTCGGACAGTATCAGACTGACCCGTGCAACATTGGATTTAACTAAGCGCCTGGAAAAAATCGCGCAAACTCGCTATGCAAACGGGCTGGGTACACAGCAGGAAGTGATACGCGCGCAAATCGAACAAACTGATTTGCAAACTATGCTGATTGAATTGGACAATGAACAGCATCATGTGCATGCAAGCCTGAACAATCTACTGTCGCGTCCTGCCAATGCAGATCTGGCGGAGCCGCTGCAATTGCGTCCAATTCCCGCCTCAGCACGACTTACGTCGCTGGAAGATAGGCTGCGTGCGCACAATCCGCAGCTGCAAGTGGCTGATGCGAGCGTCAACGAAGCCCAGCAGAGCCGCGACCTGACCTATAAAAACCGTTATCCCGGATTTACTCTTGGCGTCGCCCCAACACAGAGCGGCAGTGTCGTGAAGAGCTGGGATCTGATGGTTGAATTCAATCTTCCGTTGCAACAGGAATCGCGCCGTTCTCAGGAGCATGAAGCGGAAGCGAAGATGGCCGCATCCGCTGCGCGTCAGGCATCTCTGCTCAATCAAGTGTTGTCGGAATTATCGGAAAGTGTATCCGGTCTTGAGACCGCGCAGCGTACCGAGACACTCATCGCTACGCGTTTTCTACCTCAAGCTGAGCTGAGTTTTCAATCTGCGCTGAGTGGGTATGAGACTGGCAAACTTGATTTTGCCACACTGCTCGATGCGCAGCGTCAAATACTGAAAGCGCGCCAACAACGCATCAAAGCGCAGTATGACGCGCAATTGCGCCTAGCTGAAATTGAACGCCTGATTGGAGAAGAGTTATGA